The following coding sequences are from one Novosphingobium sp. KACC 22771 window:
- a CDS encoding NAD-dependent epimerase/dehydratase family protein, with product MKKTALVLGATGGIGGAVMRRLIAGGWQVRALTRRADVEFPEECEAVTGDAMDAPSVASAAQGASVIVHAVNPPGYRDWDRLVLPMLDNTIRAAAANGARILLPGTVYNFGPDVFPNIAEGAPQNPETRKGKIRVAMEQRLHMAAEQGSCTALIVRAGDFFGPGAVNNWFGQGLVTPGTRPKVIRNPGKQGVGHQWAYLPDVAETMVRLLEHADLPPFGSFHMEGHWDHDGRQMVQAIARVLGDPAVRIRPLPWWLLRAAALVATTPREMMEMRYLWQQPVRMTNAGLVAILGDEPRTPLLEAVRKTLGDLRCM from the coding sequence ATGAAGAAGACGGCTTTGGTTCTGGGGGCGACAGGTGGCATCGGCGGTGCTGTGATGCGTCGTCTGATTGCCGGCGGCTGGCAGGTCAGGGCGCTGACTCGCCGCGCTGATGTCGAATTCCCGGAGGAGTGCGAGGCGGTGACCGGGGATGCGATGGACGCGCCCTCGGTCGCATCGGCGGCACAGGGCGCGTCGGTCATCGTCCATGCGGTCAACCCGCCGGGCTATCGCGACTGGGACCGCCTTGTTCTGCCGATGCTGGACAACACGATCCGGGCCGCAGCGGCAAACGGAGCGCGCATCCTGCTGCCGGGGACGGTTTATAATTTCGGGCCCGACGTTTTCCCCAACATTGCCGAAGGCGCGCCGCAGAACCCAGAGACCCGCAAGGGCAAGATCCGCGTGGCGATGGAGCAGCGGCTCCACATGGCGGCCGAACAGGGAAGCTGCACGGCTTTGATCGTCCGGGCGGGCGACTTTTTCGGCCCTGGCGCGGTCAACAACTGGTTCGGACAGGGTTTGGTGACTCCCGGAACCCGCCCCAAGGTCATCCGCAATCCGGGCAAGCAGGGTGTCGGCCATCAATGGGCCTATCTGCCCGACGTCGCCGAAACCATGGTCCGGCTGTTGGAGCACGCCGATCTGCCGCCCTTTGGCTCATTCCATATGGAGGGCCACTGGGATCATGACGGGCGCCAGATGGTGCAGGCCATTGCCCGCGTGCTCGGCGATCCCGCTGTGCGCATCCGTCCGCTGCCGTGGTGGCTGCTGCGCGCCGCCGCGCTGGTGGCGACCACCCCGCGCGAGATGATGGAGATGCGCTATCTCTGGCAACAGCCGGTCCGCATGACCAACGCCGGACTGGTGGCGATCCTGGGCGATGAGCCCCGAACGCCGCTTCTGGAGGCGGTGCGCAAGACGCTGGGCGATCTGCGGTGCATGTGA
- a CDS encoding LysR family transcriptional regulator, with amino-acid sequence MNKEPSWDVYRSFAAVLQQGSLSAASRALGMTQPSIARHIDALEQAIGVKLFVRSQRGLSATDHALALRPHAEALVAAAEALRRSAEGAPGKPEGTVRITASQAVGTHHLPAILTRLRQAQPRLHFELALTDDLDDLLQRQADIAIRMTQPEQKSLVARSVGSLSLGLHAHRSYLERNGRPRRLEDLREHDLIGFDAETPFTRAGMRHLPGIERSMFALRVDDAAAQFEAIRAGFGIGICQTAVAKRDTDLCRVLAELFDLPLPVWIVMHEDLRNGSRYRFTFDALVEAFTGITQAAQGV; translated from the coding sequence ATGAACAAAGAACCGAGTTGGGATGTCTATCGCAGTTTTGCCGCAGTGCTGCAGCAGGGCTCGCTGTCGGCCGCGTCGCGCGCCCTTGGCATGACCCAGCCCAGCATTGCCCGCCACATCGACGCGCTGGAACAGGCGATCGGCGTCAAGCTGTTCGTACGCTCGCAGCGGGGTCTGTCGGCCACCGATCACGCATTGGCGCTGCGCCCACACGCCGAAGCCCTTGTCGCCGCGGCCGAAGCGCTCCGCCGATCCGCAGAAGGCGCGCCGGGAAAGCCCGAAGGCACGGTGCGTATCACCGCCAGCCAGGCGGTCGGGACGCACCACCTGCCCGCGATCCTGACCCGCCTGCGACAGGCGCAACCTCGGCTGCATTTCGAACTCGCATTGACCGACGACCTCGACGACCTGCTGCAGCGCCAGGCCGACATCGCGATACGGATGACACAGCCCGAGCAGAAATCGCTGGTGGCCAGGAGCGTAGGCTCCCTCAGCCTTGGCCTTCACGCCCACCGCAGCTATCTTGAGCGAAACGGTCGGCCCCGCCGGCTCGAAGACCTGCGCGAACACGACCTGATCGGCTTTGATGCCGAAACACCCTTTACCAGAGCCGGTATGCGGCATCTGCCGGGGATTGAGCGTTCAATGTTTGCTCTGCGCGTCGACGATGCGGCGGCACAGTTCGAAGCCATTCGCGCCGGTTTCGGCATCGGCATTTGCCAAACCGCCGTTGCGAAGCGCGACACAGACCTCTGCCGCGTGCTGGCAGAGCTGTTCGATCTGCCCCTGCCGGTGTGGATCGTGATGCACGAAGACCTGCGAAACGGCAGCCGCTACAGATTCACCTTCGACGCGCTGGTCGAGGCGTTCACCGGGATCACGCAGGCCGCCCAAGGCGTGTGA
- a CDS encoding sigma-54-dependent transcriptional regulator, whose translation MSDNPPTRPCVALVDDDDDLREATAQLLSLAGYRVMEFSGGAEAARTIGPDFEGIVLSDVRMPGMSGVDLFRLLQERDRDLPVLLISGHADVQMAVDALKAGAWDFIEKPFAPDALLAAVGRAAKARRLALENRALQLAAQNAASSAILGETPMIRRLRDMIPVLGQSDIDLVIQGETGTGKELFARCIHRASARSRHRFLTVDCATIPAAIVEKEMFAHGGLLSTCHRGTLFLDNLDQAGGELQSRLAQFAEKRAIALETRQPEAIDTRIMASMGEGGRDRISNALYHRIAGVPLRMPPLGERRADIPLLFAHFLNQATERLGRTAPPFDDSIHDLGAREWPGNLRELENFAERFCLGLEGHRDNPSTKGATLPERIDAFECAAIRQALMEAKGEIARAISLLGIPRKTFYYRTKRLGIDLRAMRAEILNGK comes from the coding sequence ATGAGCGACAATCCCCCCACCAGGCCCTGCGTTGCCCTTGTGGATGACGATGACGATCTGCGCGAGGCAACCGCCCAGTTGCTGTCTCTTGCCGGTTATCGCGTCATGGAATTTTCCGGCGGGGCCGAAGCCGCGCGGACCATCGGGCCGGATTTTGAAGGCATCGTCCTTTCCGATGTGCGCATGCCCGGCATGTCGGGGGTGGACCTGTTCCGCCTGTTGCAGGAGCGTGACCGCGATCTTCCCGTGCTGCTGATCTCGGGCCATGCCGATGTCCAGATGGCGGTGGACGCGCTCAAGGCCGGAGCGTGGGATTTTATCGAAAAACCCTTTGCCCCCGATGCGCTGCTCGCCGCGGTGGGCCGGGCGGCCAAAGCGCGAAGGCTGGCGCTGGAAAACCGGGCGTTGCAACTGGCGGCGCAAAACGCGGCCAGCAGCGCAATCCTTGGCGAAACCCCGATGATCCGGCGGTTGCGCGACATGATCCCCGTATTGGGCCAGAGCGATATCGACCTTGTTATCCAGGGCGAGACCGGCACCGGCAAGGAACTGTTCGCCCGTTGCATCCACCGCGCCAGCGCGCGTTCAAGGCATCGCTTCCTGACGGTGGATTGCGCGACCATCCCGGCCGCCATTGTCGAAAAGGAGATGTTTGCCCACGGCGGCCTCCTCTCCACCTGCCATCGCGGCACACTGTTCCTCGACAATCTGGATCAGGCCGGCGGCGAATTGCAAAGCAGGCTGGCGCAATTTGCCGAAAAACGGGCCATCGCGCTGGAAACGCGCCAGCCGGAAGCCATCGACACCCGCATCATGGCCAGCATGGGCGAAGGCGGGCGGGACAGGATCTCTAACGCACTTTATCACCGGATCGCAGGGGTGCCGCTGCGCATGCCGCCGCTGGGCGAAAGAAGGGCGGACATTCCCCTGCTCTTTGCCCATTTCCTGAATCAGGCGACCGAAAGGCTGGGGCGGACCGCCCCGCCTTTCGATGACAGCATCCATGATTTGGGCGCAAGGGAATGGCCCGGCAATCTGCGCGAACTGGAAAATTTCGCGGAACGTTTCTGTCTGGGGCTGGAAGGGCACAGGGACAATCCCTCGACCAAGGGCGCCACATTGCCCGAACGCATCGACGCGTTTGAATGTGCGGCCATCCGGCAGGCGCTGATGGAGGCGAAAGGCGAAATTGCCCGCGCGATCAGCCTGCTGGGCATCCCGCGCAAGACATTCTATTACCGCACCAAACGGCTGGGGATAGACCTGCGCGCGATGCGGGCAGAAATCCTGAACGGCAAGTGA
- the hcaD gene encoding 3-phenylpropionate/cinnamic acid dioxygenase ferredoxin--NAD(+) reductase subunit → MTAPCFVILGAGHAGTAAASAMRAAGFAGRIVMIGDDPHLPYERPPLSKEALRGADGAAPPIYPANFYADRAIELKLGQGATAIDPGAQVVTLTDGERIGFDKLLIATGARARRYPLLDALGEAAHVLRSADDARRLRAELVPGRRLLVVGGGVIGLEVAATASALGLSVEVIERAPRLLARGAPQPLADLLAQAHRDHDVALHCGVDLADASREGGMVRLTCAEGREFVGDLVVYGIGVTLNDELAAAAGLAMDDGILVDAQGRTSHPAIYAAGDIARQEQAFLGGAVRQETWANALHQGAAAARAMVTGEAGAHEVPWYWTDQFGVNYQVAGRIAAEQWITRMGPDGRPRMVFGLSQGVLTGAVGVDAGADMRILRKLIAQGARVDPAVLADPDVALRKMGKEIQSV, encoded by the coding sequence ATGACGGCGCCCTGCTTCGTCATTCTGGGCGCGGGCCATGCCGGAACGGCGGCGGCATCGGCCATGCGCGCGGCCGGTTTTGCGGGCCGGATTGTGATGATCGGCGATGATCCGCATCTGCCCTATGAACGCCCGCCGCTGTCGAAGGAAGCGCTGCGCGGCGCGGACGGGGCCGCCCCGCCGATCTATCCGGCCAATTTCTACGCCGACCGCGCCATTGAGCTGAAACTGGGGCAGGGTGCGACTGCCATTGATCCGGGCGCGCAGGTCGTCACACTGACCGACGGTGAACGCATCGGCTTTGACAAGCTGCTGATCGCCACAGGGGCGCGGGCGCGGCGCTATCCCTTGCTCGACGCGCTGGGCGAGGCGGCGCATGTGCTCCGCAGCGCCGATGATGCGCGGCGCCTGCGAGCGGAGCTGGTGCCGGGGCGCCGTCTGCTGGTGGTGGGCGGCGGGGTCATCGGGCTGGAGGTGGCCGCGACCGCTTCGGCATTGGGCCTGTCGGTTGAGGTCATCGAGCGGGCACCCCGCCTGCTGGCGCGCGGCGCGCCCCAACCGCTGGCCGATCTGCTGGCGCAGGCGCACCGCGATCATGATGTGGCGCTGCATTGCGGGGTCGATTTGGCCGATGCCTCGCGCGAGGGCGGCATGGTCCGCCTGACCTGCGCCGAGGGCCGGGAATTTGTCGGCGATCTGGTGGTCTATGGCATCGGCGTGACGCTCAATGACGAACTGGCCGCCGCCGCCGGGCTGGCGATGGATGATGGCATTCTGGTCGATGCGCAAGGCCGCACCAGCCACCCCGCCATCTATGCCGCAGGCGATATTGCCCGCCAGGAACAAGCCTTTCTGGGCGGCGCGGTGCGGCAGGAGACATGGGCCAATGCCCTGCATCAGGGCGCGGCGGCCGCGCGCGCGATGGTGACGGGCGAGGCGGGGGCGCATGAAGTGCCCTGGTATTGGACCGATCAGTTCGGCGTCAATTATCAGGTCGCCGGGCGCATCGCGGCCGAGCAATGGATTACACGGATGGGGCCGGATGGTCGCCCCCGCATGGTCTTTGGGTTGAGTCAGGGCGTGTTGACCGGCGCGGTGGGTGTGGATGCCGGGGCCGACATGCGGATCTTGCGGAAGCTGATCGCACAGGGCGCGCGGGTGGACCCGGCGGTTTTGGCCGATCCCGACGTGGCCCTGCGCAAAATGGGCAAGGAAATACAATCGGTTTGA
- a CDS encoding amidohydrolase, with translation MQRHLARLSLSRALLTTSLLFSAALSAHAFAKPAAAVDLILHHGRVLTVDKAFSIRSAVAIKGERIVATGGEELLQRYKAAKVIDLGGRTVMPGFTDTHLHPYPVAPSDIPVASAHSVAEVQAMLREKAKALGPGQWITGSQWQEANLVENRNLSRADLDAAAPDNPVWLVRAGAHSGVANSAALKIAGIDRNTPDPKAGLIEHDATGEPNGIIRESLDLVRRHIPPPTWEQMRPANIAWLKSILALGITSFFDASGSFNDEPLDKGGIANPPPTLTFRRAQALYAEMGAELPRITMYIDHPGAERLKAFGHHTGYGDEHVRLGPIGEMSVDGGFTGPTAWLLADYKGQPGFRGKGRMTDAEILELTQSAAALGWQMGVHAIGDAAIAQAVDAYAKVLDSQKLTGKDHRWFLDHFTIMPPDATMATMKAHAIGISQQPNFLYNLEGRYEATLDDWRLAHNNAVVTPAHRFGLFMAFGSDNLPVNPMVGLYAAITRKGLSGRVHGAQEAIGRKEAIRRYTADGPFLSWEEGTKGTIEKGKLADLIVLPFDPLTAAPEVILAGKVDMTFLGGRLVYQRQTGQGAL, from the coding sequence ATGCAGCGTCACCTTGCCAGACTGTCCCTGTCCCGCGCCTTGCTGACCACTTCGCTTTTGTTCAGCGCGGCATTGTCGGCCCACGCCTTTGCCAAGCCTGCTGCGGCGGTGGATCTTATTCTGCACCATGGCCGGGTGTTGACCGTGGACAAGGCCTTTTCGATCCGGTCGGCTGTCGCGATCAAGGGTGAGCGTATTGTTGCGACTGGCGGCGAAGAACTGCTGCAACGCTACAAGGCGGCCAAAGTGATCGACCTTGGCGGACGCACGGTGATGCCCGGCTTTACCGACACCCATCTCCACCCTTACCCGGTGGCTCCAAGCGATATCCCCGTCGCCAGCGCCCATTCCGTCGCCGAGGTGCAGGCGATGCTGCGCGAAAAAGCCAAGGCGTTGGGGCCGGGGCAATGGATTACCGGATCGCAGTGGCAGGAAGCCAATCTGGTGGAGAACCGCAATCTCTCCCGCGCCGATCTGGATGCGGCCGCGCCCGACAATCCGGTGTGGCTGGTGCGGGCGGGGGCGCATTCGGGCGTTGCCAATTCGGCGGCGCTTAAAATCGCGGGGATCGACCGCAATACGCCTGATCCCAAAGCCGGTCTGATCGAACATGATGCCACGGGCGAACCCAATGGCATCATCCGCGAAAGTCTCGATCTGGTTCGTCGGCATATCCCGCCGCCGACATGGGAGCAGATGCGGCCCGCCAATATCGCCTGGCTCAAATCGATCCTGGCGCTGGGCATCACCAGCTTTTTCGACGCCAGCGGCAGCTTCAATGACGAGCCGCTCGACAAGGGCGGTATTGCCAATCCGCCCCCGACCCTCACTTTCCGCCGCGCGCAGGCACTTTATGCGGAAATGGGCGCCGAATTGCCGCGCATCACCATGTATATCGACCATCCCGGAGCCGAAAGGCTCAAGGCTTTTGGCCATCACACCGGCTATGGCGATGAACATGTCCGCCTTGGCCCGATTGGCGAGATGAGTGTGGATGGCGGTTTTACCGGGCCGACCGCCTGGTTGCTTGCCGATTACAAGGGCCAACCCGGCTTTCGCGGCAAGGGGCGGATGACCGACGCTGAAATTCTGGAACTGACCCAAAGTGCCGCCGCGCTGGGGTGGCAGATGGGCGTTCATGCCATTGGCGATGCGGCCATCGCGCAAGCCGTGGATGCCTATGCCAAAGTGCTGGATAGTCAGAAGCTGACGGGCAAGGACCATCGCTGGTTTCTCGATCATTTCACCATCATGCCGCCCGATGCCACCATGGCCACGATGAAAGCGCACGCCATCGGCATCTCCCAGCAGCCCAATTTCCTCTACAATCTTGAAGGTCGCTATGAGGCGACGCTCGATGACTGGCGGCTGGCCCATAACAATGCGGTGGTGACCCCGGCGCACAGGTTCGGGCTGTTCATGGCCTTTGGCAGCGATAACTTGCCGGTCAATCCCATGGTGGGCCTCTATGCCGCCATCACGCGCAAGGGGCTTTCGGGCCGGGTGCATGGTGCACAGGAGGCCATCGGCCGCAAGGAGGCCATTCGCCGCTATACCGCCGACGGGCCATTTCTGTCGTGGGAGGAAGGCACCAAGGGCACGATCGAAAAGGGCAAATTGGCCGATCTGATCGTGCTGCCCTTCGATCCGCTGACGGCGGCGCCCGAGGTTATTCTGGCGGGCAAGGTGGACATGACATTTCTGGGCGGCAGGCTGGTCTATCAACGACAGACGGGCCAAGGCGCCCTGTAA
- a CDS encoding TonB-dependent receptor, translated as MKSTAGLALALAAHAAPAMAQEAGPKVESADIVVTAQRRKETAQSIPVALTALGGDQIAKTGIVNLGNIATQVPNFYFGSFGAVRPQLYIRGIGTRSFDPGSESSVGVFADDVYYGRSSGSFGAMKDVERIEVLRGPQGTLYGRNTIGGAINVITKAPTDHLTGDFEAGVSNYNGWNLFGAVGGPIAGDKVMARVALWTTQRDGYSTNLTTGNRFQGLDNTGGRIRVTLKPVDGLKIDLGADFMVDGNKAAFAGFNQGTSTNPNAVFFAGAGFTATPPKSLYEGYLVHDPVLSRHAQTYSAKIDYALNDLSITSITALRHLDSYDGRELEGSSLDVLQQLTNERSNQFTQELRLTSAPGGGLSFGGKVDWILGAYYYHDGSSRIDTFPMGKNWAFYTVTTSAVDVSASTYGANAWAVFGQAAVHINDRLTVTLGGRYSNDTKWANQSGTNTNPGLPLIAVPFATTNHLSSSSADPRVVVDYKLSRDAKVYASYSTGYKGGGFQYIPFTLAVANSTFQPEYLTAYEAGFKTDWLNRALRVNGAFFWYDYKNLQVARIIGSVSSATPLIANAASSTIKGLELEITAHPTARTTLGLAYGYLDAKYDQFIYNATTDFSNTTMVRAPKHSLSLNAEQRIPMGAGRELTLRAEYSYMTRFFHEPGQGNIAYGAGMPLTEEAAYGLLNLRAGMDIGAVRVSAYVTNLADKAYRRTILYLPNGSSVGFSGEPRLYGVSVGYHF; from the coding sequence ATGAAATCGACCGCCGGCCTCGCGCTGGCCTTGGCCGCCCATGCCGCGCCCGCCATGGCGCAGGAGGCCGGGCCGAAGGTGGAATCCGCCGACATTGTGGTCACCGCGCAGCGCCGCAAGGAAACCGCGCAATCCATTCCCGTGGCCCTGACCGCTCTTGGCGGCGATCAGATCGCCAAGACCGGCATCGTCAACCTCGGCAATATCGCCACGCAAGTGCCCAATTTCTATTTCGGCAGCTTTGGCGCGGTGCGGCCCCAGCTTTATATTCGCGGCATCGGCACGCGCTCGTTCGATCCGGGTTCGGAAAGCTCGGTGGGCGTGTTTGCCGATGATGTTTATTATGGGCGCTCCTCGGGCAGTTTCGGCGCGATGAAGGATGTGGAGCGCATCGAAGTGCTGCGCGGCCCGCAGGGCACGCTCTATGGCCGCAACACGATCGGCGGCGCGATCAATGTCATCACCAAGGCGCCCACCGACCACCTGACCGGCGATTTCGAGGCGGGGGTGTCGAATTACAACGGGTGGAACCTGTTCGGCGCGGTGGGCGGCCCGATTGCGGGCGACAAGGTGATGGCCCGCGTTGCGCTCTGGACCACCCAGCGCGACGGTTATTCGACCAATCTGACCACGGGCAACCGTTTTCAGGGGCTGGACAATACCGGCGGGCGGATCCGCGTGACGCTCAAGCCAGTTGATGGCCTCAAGATCGACCTCGGCGCGGATTTCATGGTCGATGGCAACAAGGCCGCCTTTGCCGGGTTCAATCAGGGCACCTCGACCAACCCGAATGCGGTGTTCTTTGCCGGGGCGGGCTTTACCGCCACCCCGCCCAAGTCGCTCTATGAAGGCTATCTGGTCCATGATCCGGTGCTCAGCCGCCATGCCCAGACCTATTCGGCCAAGATCGACTATGCGCTGAATGATCTTTCGATCACCTCGATCACCGCGCTGCGCCATCTCGACAGCTATGACGGGCGCGAGCTGGAAGGCTCCTCGCTCGACGTGCTCCAGCAATTGACCAATGAACGCTCGAACCAGTTCACGCAGGAGTTGCGCCTGACCTCGGCGCCGGGGGGCGGCCTGTCCTTTGGCGGCAAGGTGGACTGGATCTTGGGCGCCTATTACTATCACGACGGCTCCAGCCGCATCGACACATTCCCGATGGGCAAGAACTGGGCCTTTTACACCGTCACCACCAGCGCGGTGGACGTCTCGGCCTCGACCTATGGCGCCAATGCCTGGGCCGTGTTCGGCCAGGCGGCGGTGCATATCAATGACCGGCTGACGGTGACGCTGGGCGGGCGTTATTCGAACGATACGAAATGGGCCAACCAGTCGGGCACCAACACCAACCCCGGTCTGCCGCTGATCGCGGTGCCCTTTGCCACCACCAACCACCTGTCCTCCTCCAGCGCCGATCCGCGCGTGGTGGTCGATTACAAGCTGAGCCGCGACGCCAAGGTCTATGCCAGCTATTCCACCGGCTACAAGGGCGGCGGGTTTCAATATATTCCCTTCACGCTGGCCGTGGCCAACAGCACGTTTCAGCCCGAATATCTGACCGCCTATGAGGCCGGGTTCAAGACCGACTGGCTCAACCGCGCGCTGCGCGTCAACGGCGCCTTCTTCTGGTATGATTACAAGAATCTTCAGGTCGCCCGCATCATCGGTTCGGTCAGTTCGGCAACGCCCCTCATCGCCAATGCGGCCAGTTCGACTATCAAGGGGCTGGAGCTGGAAATCACCGCGCATCCCACCGCGCGCACCACGCTGGGGCTGGCCTATGGCTATCTGGACGCCAAGTATGACCAGTTCATCTATAATGCGACCACCGATTTCTCGAACACAACCATGGTGCGCGCCCCCAAACATTCGCTCAGCCTGAATGCCGAACAGCGCATTCCGATGGGCGCGGGCCGCGAACTGACGCTGCGGGCCGAATACAGCTATATGACCCGTTTCTTCCACGAGCCGGGACAGGGCAATATCGCCTATGGCGCGGGCATGCCGCTGACCGAGGAGGCCGCCTATGGCCTGCTCAACCTGCGCGCGGGAATGGATATCGGCGCGGTGCGCGTGTCGGCCTATGTCACCAATCTGGCGGACAAGGCCTATCGCCGCACGATCCTCTATCTGCCCAACGGTTCCTCGGTGGGATTTTCCGGCGAGCCGCGCCTCTATGGCGTGTCGGTCGGCTATCACTTTTAA
- a CDS encoding sensor histidine kinase → MPPANHSRPVRWAIISLIAAALAAALAYMLIQHRGMMQEMETAGTDLAMRKALINSEIARFRLLPIALADDRDVASALAGNMAARDALNRKLEELVKTTGAPIIYVIAHDGKAIAASNWRSPQSFVGTDYSTRRYVRDALAKGNASHFAMGTVSRRPGLYIAQRTPQGGVVAIKLEFDAIESAWAKGDDATFVTEPNGIILVTSQPPWRFALTRPLSRAAQASFDAESVLPAAPARFAPFRVDEDEPRLGGKRMVLLRDALALPGWTINLLRPVERVALLAQGAAMLSAAMVLAMAAMMWMWRERGRERAARTGELEQAVADRTADLRREMDERAALEARAADLREGLRQANRLASLGQITASVAHETAQPVAAIRTYADTSRMLLERGETGAVHKNLASIARLADRIGAVTSELRGFSRRSATDLSPVTIGEVIEGALLILKEQLKGISITLPHENLAASGRVQGGRVRLEQVLVNLLQNAAQALREVPSPAITVDLIQTDEDVTLTIADNGPGIAEEVERQLFTPFITNRPDGLGLGLVISQDIMADAGGSLRHVDRPGATGACFAMTMRRAA, encoded by the coding sequence ATGCCCCCTGCGAATCATTCCCGTCCCGTGCGCTGGGCGATCATCAGCCTGATCGCGGCGGCCTTGGCAGCCGCACTTGCCTATATGCTGATCCAGCATCGGGGCATGATGCAGGAGATGGAAACCGCCGGCACCGACCTGGCCATGCGCAAGGCGCTGATCAACAGTGAGATCGCCCGTTTCCGCCTGCTTCCCATTGCGCTTGCCGATGACCGCGATGTGGCCTCCGCGCTTGCGGGCAACATGGCCGCCCGCGATGCGCTCAACCGCAAGCTGGAGGAACTGGTCAAAACCACGGGCGCGCCGATCATCTATGTCATCGCGCATGACGGCAAGGCCATCGCGGCCAGCAACTGGCGATCGCCCCAGAGCTTTGTCGGCACCGATTACAGCACCCGCCGCTATGTCCGCGACGCTCTGGCAAAGGGCAACGCCAGCCATTTCGCCATGGGCACGGTCAGCCGCCGCCCCGGCCTCTATATCGCCCAGCGCACCCCGCAGGGCGGCGTGGTGGCCATCAAGCTGGAGTTCGACGCGATTGAAAGCGCATGGGCCAAGGGCGACGATGCCACCTTTGTCACCGAACCCAACGGCATCATTCTGGTGACCAGCCAACCGCCATGGCGCTTTGCCCTCACCCGCCCGCTCTCCCGCGCGGCGCAGGCCAGTTTTGATGCCGAATCCGTGCTGCCCGCCGCGCCCGCGCGTTTCGCGCCGTTCCGCGTGGATGAGGATGAGCCACGCCTTGGGGGCAAGCGGATGGTCCTGCTGCGCGACGCTTTGGCGCTGCCGGGGTGGACGATCAATCTTCTGCGCCCGGTCGAACGGGTGGCCCTTCTCGCCCAGGGCGCAGCAATGCTGAGCGCGGCCATGGTGCTGGCCATGGCGGCGATGATGTGGATGTGGCGCGAACGCGGACGGGAACGTGCGGCCCGCACCGGAGAGCTGGAACAGGCCGTGGCTGACCGCACAGCGGACCTGCGCCGCGAAATGGACGAGCGGGCCGCGCTGGAGGCCCGTGCGGCGGACCTGCGCGAAGGTTTGCGCCAGGCCAACCGTCTGGCCTCGCTGGGCCAGATCACCGCCAGCGTGGCGCATGAAACAGCCCAGCCCGTGGCCGCCATCCGCACCTATGCCGACACCAGCCGGATGCTGCTGGAGCGCGGCGAAACCGGGGCGGTCCACAAAAATCTGGCCTCGATTGCCCGTCTGGCCGACCGCATCGGCGCGGTGACATCGGAACTGCGGGGGTTTTCCCGGCGCAGCGCGACCGATCTCAGCCCAGTGACAATTGGCGAGGTGATCGAGGGCGCACTGCTGATCCTCAAGGAGCAGTTGAAGGGCATTTCCATCACCCTGCCGCATGAGAATCTGGCGGCAAGCGGACGGGTCCAAGGCGGCAGGGTCAGGCTGGAGCAGGTGCTGGTCAACCTGCTGCAAAATGCGGCGCAGGCTCTTCGCGAGGTGCCGTCGCCGGCCATTACGGTGGATCTGATCCAGACGGATGAAGACGTAACACTGACCATTGCCGACAATGGTCCCGGCATTGCCGAAGAAGTGGAACGGCAATTGTTCACGCCCTTTATCACCAACCGCCCCGATGGGCTCGGTCTGGGGCTGGTCATTTCGCAGGACATCATGGCCGATGCGGGTGGTTCGTTGCGCCATGTCGACCGGCCGGGGGCGACTGGCGCCTGTTTCGCCATGACGATGAGGCGCGCAGCATGA